A window of Lusitaniella coriacea LEGE 07157 genomic DNA:
GCCTTGCAGAGGTTTTCTTTAACTTGCTGCACTTCAAGATCGGGAATAAATTGTGCCAGAGAGCCAACGGGTTTACCCGCAATTCCACAGGGAATAATTCGCGAAAACCCTTGTAAATCCGGGCAAACATTGAGAGAAAAACCGTGCATCGTAATCCAACGCTTGACCTTGATCCCGATTGCAGCCACCTTATATCCCTCCAACCAAACCCCCGTTAAACCGGGTTCCCGGTAGCCGTGCAATCCATAACCCCCTAAGACTTGAAGAATCACTTCTTCGAGTTGGCGCAGATACCAGTGCAAATCCTGCTGATAGTGGTGCAGATTCAAAATGGGATAGCCCACCAATTGTCCCGGACAGTGGTAAGTCACTTCGCCTCCGCGTTCGATGCGATAAACGTCCCAGGGGGTTCGATTGGGATCGAATTTAAGAAAATCGAGACTCGCTCCCGTGCCGAGGGTGTAGACAGGAGGATGTTCGAGTAATAAAAGAATGTCGTCGAGGGTGGGGTTTTGCAGGCGACTAGCCACGAGAGATTGTTGTGCTTCCCAAGCAATCCCGTAGGGAACCAATCCTCGGTTATCGAGCAAGCAGCGACGTTTCTGCATCAGATGCGGGTGTTGGAAATTTTTTTGAGAGAGGGTAATCCTTCAAATCCTACACTAAGTCAGGGTTGTGGCTTATTTTTGCCCAAAGGCATTGCTCAGAATACTAGAAAGTTGCAACGCGATCGCGCGCGCCACCGCGATCGCTTTAAAAATCGCCCTCATCCGCCCTTGCTCTACCACCAACGCAGGTCTAAACACTTCATTAAAGAACCTCGTGTGTCACAATTATTCACAGTATTCTGCAATCAGTGAAGAAATCTAAAGTAGGAATTGGTAATGGAACCGCTCTATCAATATGCCTGGTTGATTCCAGTGCTGCCCCTGGCAGGAGCGATGCTAGTGGGTCTAGGACTCATCTCCTTCAATAAGGCAATCAATCGCCTCAGACAGCTCAACGCGGTATTAATTGTCGCCTTAATGGGCGCGTCAATGACGATCTCCTTTGCCCTGCTGTGGAGTCAAATTCACGGACACGAAGCCTTCTCTCGCAGCTTTGAGTGGGCAGCCGCCGGAGACTTTCACCTCACAATGGGGTATGTCATCGATCCCCTCGCGTCCTTAATGCTAGTCATCGTCACCACCGTCGCATTTCTGGTGATGGTCTACACCGACGGCTACATGGCGCACGATCCGGGATATGTACGCTTTTATACCTACTTGAGCCTCTTTGGTGCTTCAATGCTGGGTCTGGTCATTAGCCCGAACCTCGTACAAATTTATATCTTCTGGGAGTTGGTGGGAATGTGTTCCTACCTGCTCATCGGCTTCTGGTACGATCGCGAAGCCGCCGCCGATGCTTGCCAAAAAGCTTTCGTCACCAACCGCGTTGGCGACTTTGGTTTGCTCTTGGGAATGTTAGGACTGTATTGGGCAACGGGAAGCTTCGACTTTGGCATCATGGGCGAACGCCTGCACGACTTGGTGCAATCCGGCGCGTTGTGGTCAAGCTTTGCCGCCCTCCTCGCCATCCTTGTTTTCCTCGGTCCCGCCGCGAAATCTGCCCAATTTCCTCTTCACGTCTGGCTTCCCGACGCAATGGAGGGGCCCACGCCCATCTCCGCCCTAATTCACGCGGCAACAATGGTTGCGGCTGGGGTATTTTTAATTGCTCGGATGTACCCGGTGTTTGAAGGAATTCCGGTGGCAATGAATACCATTGCCTGGACGGGCGCATTTACAGCCTTTTTAGGGGCATCGATCGCGCTGACTCAAAACGATATCAAGAAAGGTCTTGCCTATTCAACTATTTCCCAATTGGGTTATATGGTCATGGCAATGGGCGTTGGAGCCTATACTGCCGGACTGTTTCACCTGATGACTCACGCCTACTTCAAGGCGATGCTCTTCCTTTGTTCTGGTTCTGTGATTCATGGAATGGAAGGCGTTGTGGGTCACGACCCCGTGTTAGCGCAGGATATGCGTTTGATGGGAGGTTTGCGGAAGTATATGCCCATCACCTCCATCACTTTTTTAATCGGGACGCTGGCAATTTGCGGAATTCCGCCCTTTGCTGGGTTTTGGTCGAAGGATGAAATTTTGGGGCTAACCTTCGCTGCTAATCCCGTTCTTTGGGGAATCGGTTGGTTGACCGCCGGAATTACTGCCTTTTATATGTTCCGGATGTACTTCATGACCTTTGAGGGCAAATTCCGCGGTAATGAGATGGAGATTCGCGCCGAACTGAAAGCAGAAGAAGGCAATCTGCAACCTGCTTTTGGCCCTGGGGCAATGGATCCCAACGAACTCGACCACCACGATGACCACCACAGCAGCGAACCCCACGAATCGCCCCTGAGTATGACGCTGCCTCTGGCAATTTTAGCGATTCCCTCCTTCCTTGTGGGTTGGTTGGGCAAACCCTGGGCAAACTCCTTTGAGGCGTTTATTCACGCGCCGGGAGAAGAGGTGACTGAAGCTGTCGCAGAAGCCGCTCATTTTGATTGGAGTGAATTTTTAATCATGGGCGGAACCTCTGTGGGGATTGCTTTGATTGGAATTACCCTCGCGTCGTTGATGTATTTACAGGGTAAAATCGACGCGGGCGCGATCGCGGGCAAACTTCAACCCCTCTATCAGTTCTCTCTCAATAAGTGGTACTTCGACGATCTTTACGACAAACTCTTTGTTCGAGGCTTGCGCCGCCTAGCCCGACAAATTATGGAAGTGGATTACCGCGTTGTAGATGGGGCGGTGAACTTCACCGGTTTAGTCGCAATTCTGAGCGGCGAAGGTCTAAAATACCTCGAAAATGGTCGCGCTCAATTCTAC
This region includes:
- the lipB gene encoding lipoyl(octanoyl) transferase LipB, whose product is MQKRRCLLDNRGLVPYGIAWEAQQSLVASRLQNPTLDDILLLLEHPPVYTLGTGASLDFLKFDPNRTPWDVYRIERGGEVTYHCPGQLVGYPILNLHHYQQDLHWYLRQLEEVILQVLGGYGLHGYREPGLTGVWLEGYKVAAIGIKVKRWITMHGFSLNVCPDLQGFSRIIPCGIAGKPVGSLAQFIPDLEVQQVKENLCKAFAKVFQVELIDIAARSRS
- a CDS encoding NAD(P)H-quinone oxidoreductase subunit 5, giving the protein MEPLYQYAWLIPVLPLAGAMLVGLGLISFNKAINRLRQLNAVLIVALMGASMTISFALLWSQIHGHEAFSRSFEWAAAGDFHLTMGYVIDPLASLMLVIVTTVAFLVMVYTDGYMAHDPGYVRFYTYLSLFGASMLGLVISPNLVQIYIFWELVGMCSYLLIGFWYDREAAADACQKAFVTNRVGDFGLLLGMLGLYWATGSFDFGIMGERLHDLVQSGALWSSFAALLAILVFLGPAAKSAQFPLHVWLPDAMEGPTPISALIHAATMVAAGVFLIARMYPVFEGIPVAMNTIAWTGAFTAFLGASIALTQNDIKKGLAYSTISQLGYMVMAMGVGAYTAGLFHLMTHAYFKAMLFLCSGSVIHGMEGVVGHDPVLAQDMRLMGGLRKYMPITSITFLIGTLAICGIPPFAGFWSKDEILGLTFAANPVLWGIGWLTAGITAFYMFRMYFMTFEGKFRGNEMEIRAELKAEEGNLQPAFGPGAMDPNELDHHDDHHSSEPHESPLSMTLPLAILAIPSFLVGWLGKPWANSFEAFIHAPGEEVTEAVAEAAHFDWSEFLIMGGTSVGIALIGITLASLMYLQGKIDAGAIAGKLQPLYQFSLNKWYFDDLYDKLFVRGLRRLARQIMEVDYRVVDGAVNFTGLVAILSGEGLKYLENGRAQFYALIIFAAVLGFVVVSSLT